TTTGATTGTATATACTGATAACATTTTGGTAAGTCTCTTTCCCCTACCCTATACTCAGTAACATATGCATTTTTGCCAAACAAGCAGTGACTATTTTACCGGGAGATttaataataagaaaaagagaaagatgtAGCCAAGGGGTATGGGAAATTTTTGCAGTAGATTTGCAGATTTAATCAAGTAAGCtgatgtttcttttctttttctattctttttaagttttctttcAATGAATGGCAAACCTATAGCGTAGGATATCTCAGTTTCAGGACTAGGAGTTGCACCACCGCATCATTAACATGGCTATTGGGATGATGTTAGTTATGAATTGAATGTCCTGACCAACGAAATAGAACCCTGACATTGGTTTTCTTATTAGACCAAAGATTCCTAGCCACCAAACCCCACTATGGCAGTTGTAACTGATTAGTTGTTCCCAAGCTCCATAACTATTCTTTTCTGTTTGTTGATTGATTAAAAACTATGCGTGACTGATTATGTGTATAATCATTATCTGAATTTTATACTTGGCTATAAGCATTTATATTCTTCTGTAGTTTTTTTCAACTTAGTTTCTTCTCAGCTAGGTGTTTTATGCATAATTCTAGACATAATTATTTGTAAGCTTGTGAGATAAGAACATTCATGAATTAGTTTTGGTCACTAAGAAGACAAAATCAGAGGCAGATTTCATGAATCAGGGATTTTATTTTCTCAATCTTAGACTATGACAACCCAAATTACGAGAAGTTTAGCAACATGTATCTTATTGAGTTATTTCTAATTTAAACAAACTAGAAACACAATCATGTTGTTAAATCATGTTTCCTTGTTCCTTAGATTTTTCCTTACCATTTTTAATACATATTAGTTGTGGATTTCGGCTGCTTTCCTTCTTGTCTTTCAAACTTCAACTCTACATTAACAGGGTTTCCTTGGTTTGCTGCTGCGGAAACCCTACTTGCTTCGCATACTGGCGTCTTAGAAGTATTCTGCTTGCTTCTTTTTATCACGTTGAAATGCTTGATAGTTGATTCACTAAAACAGTGACTTCTGCATTACATATATTGTTAGACCCACAAGTATAGCATTTTGGATTGCTTTATGATGAAGATGGTTAATTTCTTTTGAGATTTTTGTACACAGGTTTTGTTCAGTTTTTGGAAACTTGTAATGCTTTTTGACCACATTGCAAGTTACTGGCATTTTGGAGTGTTTGTTACTTTAGTTTCATTTTAATCGTTGTGGTTAACTTAGCATGATTTTACAATGGCCTCTTTGAATTTGGCATCTCAAACTAGATCTAGttcttaaaattcatgagaaAGATGATTAACAATGGATACAACAACGGcagttgcttttttttttttggttttatgtactttatttcatatatttgtttatttcatCTGTATAAGAATTATTGCCATTGATTTCTAATAATTAGGAGAGGCGGTAAACAGATCCCATGTGACCCCAAGGACATAATAAATGTTGAAGTTTCTCCAAATTGGTATAAATGGTTTAGAATGACAACCTGCAGCTAACTGTTTTCCTAAACAATTTCGTATATTTTAATCCAGAAAACGTGAATGATAGAAAATCCAAGTTCGATGGTTTTTTTTAAGTTTTGGTTTTCTAGAGAGAGAAAATGTTAGTTGATGGGATCATATGTGGAGGTTCTGGATACCACTAGACATGCTCTGCTTAATGCTTCTTCATCCAGTATTTCTAACCTTTAAAAAGTCTCCTACTTAGGCTACTAGCAATATATTAAGGGTTAAGCTCTAATTTGTTGTTATTTTAGTACAGCTTGGTCCGGGCAGCTGGCTTTAGCTTCTACTTCTAGCATTGTAGCTTGACTAACCTTCCTAGCGAGCTTATATTGGATATGTAAGATTGCTGTGTTTAGATGCATCATTTCTTGTTAGGATTGCTTAAAGTCACACCAGATGCAGAATTTGAGATCACACGTGAACATGGGCAGAAATACAGGGACTTGCTTTGGATCCCCGAGACCTGATAATGTGAACTTCGTTTTGTTGCGACTATATTTTGGTTGGTGTCTCAAAAGAGTGCTCCACACCAAAAACGTGTAACTTATTGGAGAAAGGAGGAATTATCCACAAAATTTGTCTTGGGTGTATGAACCCATCACAAGGCGGTTTTTCAGCATATTCGTCTTTTAGTGACTCGGACTGTCTTGGAAATTTGTGTAACGTGATGAAATCCCACCCGTTGACATCCATCTGACTTGGGAAGTTAAAATGAAAAGGTACTGTAGCAGTATATTTTGTGTACCCGAAATATCAAATCTAGGTCTCTGCCAGTGTTCCACGATCTTTTTTACTCGCGAAGCTTCAACATAACTCCGATATGGGAATGATTGATTGTTCGCCTGTTACTATCTAGTTGCTTGCAATCACAATGAAGTGGACTTTAGCCACCTTTGGATCAAGGCATTGATTTATGGATATGGGCCACGCCCAAAACGGCATCAAATCGTGTATAGCACACGTAAAACTCCGACACAGTTGCAGCAGTAAGCTAAGCCGAGTCGATGATTCATGACCGACAACAAGTCAAAAGTCAAACATATCCTCTAAGGCTAAAGCTGTCTCTACTTAAATGTTAATTTAGTCTAAGCTTAGTATTATATCAAAGAAGAGAGTGGACTATGTATTATCGTTAGCATTTGATGCAACCTAATAATAACTGAACTAAACCTCAACCCCCATAAATAATATACAGATAGAgagagaaaaacaaacaaaatacagCATCAGTCTGTTCATCCTTGTATGCACATCTGCAGGGTCTTTCTCCTAAATTTCTTGAGAGATTTCATTAGCATTCTCACATGTCCGTGATGATGATGTTTTGAGCACAGTCTATTATCACCAGGTAATTTATAAATTTTGGTCAGTCACCTACATTTATTTACTCACACATTTCATTCTCATACATCTACTTACATAGATTATGAGAGTTCGGTCGTTCTCTACCAACGCACCAAGGATGTAACTATATGCACTCGCTGTTTGGGCTACTTTGGTAGAGGAGTAGCTTCTTTCCTCTGGAACAACATTTTCGTGCATCATGTTGAACAAAAAAGTTGCAAGAAATATTCAATTCGATTAAAGATCGTCGTGTTAATGCTGAAAATGAAACATAAATAGGTTTTCCAGCTATTGCATCACGACTAAGGCTCTTTTCTGTGTTGAAAATTAGTTCATCATTATACACTTATAatcctcctttttctttctttttttatttaggtGATTTTTTTAGTTCTTATATGTTTATTTCCTTGCAGGTTATGTTTTGTTCATCTGTGATGGTCTGTTCATGGTAATTCATAAGTAGCCATATTACCAGTACAATTTTGTACTACTAGTAAAATGGAAGAAAATTACTATCTCATTTGCGCTTCATCAATAGTCGTATCAACTTTATTTTTCATCGTTTTTGTAAAGATTTTGCGAACGAAAAATAAAAAGATTGGGAAAAACGGCACTTGCTTGAAATTTCCTCCAGGAGGTCGAGGCTGGCCGTTGATTGGCGATAGCCTTAATTGGTACAATGCTGTTGCAGGTTCTCATCCACCCGCTTTCGTTGAAGAGCAGGTTAAAAGGTACTTAAAACCAAACTCTGATTACACGTTCTGAGTAATACAAAGCCATAGATGATGGCGCTTTCATGTCATCTCTTTTTGAACCCCACATAAGGTAAAGTATTTAAGTGCACATGTTGATATTTATGATCATATGTAGGTATGGAAGGATATTTTCATGTAGTTTATTCGGGAAAAGGGCAGTCGTATCTGCGGATCCAAGTTTTAATCGGTTTATCATGCTAAATGAAGGGAAACTATTTCAATCAAGTTACCCGAAATCATTTAGAGACTTGGTTGGAAAAAATGGGCTAATTACAGTACATGGAGAGCAACAAAGGAAACTCCATGCAATTGCATCAAGCATGATGAGACTAGATAAGCTCAGAGTTCATTTCCTTAAAGACATTCAGATGGTTATGCTTCGGACTTTAAATAATTTACATGAAGATCaaacatatcttcttcaagatgTTTGCAGAAAGGTACATATACACAGAAACGGCCATGCCTTAAACATGCATTTAGTACTTGTTTGTAAGTCATATTCAAAAAAATGCTGATTTTGGAAGTCTTAAACATATTTAGGTGGCAATTGAATTGATGGTGAATCAACTAATGGGAGTCTCAAGTGAATCAGAAGTAAACCAAATGGCTGGATTCTTTTCAGACTTTGTGGATGGTTGTCTTTCCGTTCCCATTAATCTGCCAGGGTTTACATACCATACTGCAATGAAGGTATATATGATATCCTTTACTACGTGTTTTTTAATTTTCTCTGGTGATAGTAGTGTCTTATCTGACCTTCTTCATTTGTGTATGTGTGTATTAGGCAAGGGACAATATAATTAGCAAAATTGACAAGACAGTTGAGAAGATAAAAAATGAACAACTTTCAGCGACATCTGAAGCCAGAAATGGTGTTCTCGGAAGGTTAATAGAAGAACAAAGCTTACCAGATGCTGTAGTTGCGGATTTTATAATCAATTTACTGTTTGCCGGCAATGAAACTACTGCTAAAACTATGCTTTTTGCAGTATATTTTCTCAGTCAATCTCCCAAGGCACTTCAAGAAATTTTGGTAATATATACCTTACTAAcataagattgttaatctaatcTAATAAACTTATAAGTTGATCAATGTTCTAACATGTCTATAAGTTTTAACACAACAGGCAGAACAAGATGGTATCAGAGGAACTTCTGGTGATGAACACATGCTCACTTGGGAGGACTACAAGGCTATGCCTTTCACTCAGTGTGTAAGTATCCAAAACTAGAATTCTTTCATAGGAGTTGAGGTTTTAAAGAGACCTGACAGACTTCGGCTTCCAAGGAAGAACCTACAATAACAGATACTACCATGCAACTGAAACTAATCAGCATGCTCGTGTGCAGGTTATAGATGAGACACTTAGGATAGGGGGGATTGCGATATGGTTGATGAGAGAAGCAAAAGAAGATGTTGAATATCAAGGTAGCTATTTGTCTTTGTCATGCATTTTTCTAGGTGTGTTGCAAAACATTTAGTAAACAATCAAGtagttatttttcttaatttttttgtaATGCAGAATATGTAATACCGAAAGGATGCTTTGTAGTGCCATTTCTATCAGCAGTTCACTTGGATGAAAACATCTACAAGGGTGCTGTGAATTTTAATCCATGGAGATGGATGGACCCTGACAATAAGGTAACTACATTCAGTTAAATCTGATCCACAAACCCTTGCTCGACCACAAGGATCCGAGGCTTTAGTATATTAATCAGTTGTATAACAAACAGGAAAAAAGAAACTGGAGGACTAGTTCTTTCTATTCACCATTTGGAGGAGGGGCAAGATTTTGTCCCGGTGCTGAGTTAGCCCGCCTACAAATTGCCATCTTTTTACATTTCTTCCTCACCAAATACAGGTTGGCTAACTCTAAATTCTTTGTT
The nucleotide sequence above comes from Papaver somniferum cultivar HN1 chromosome 8, ASM357369v1, whole genome shotgun sequence. Encoded proteins:
- the LOC113301625 gene encoding abietadienol/abietadienal oxidase-like gives rise to the protein MEENYYLICASSIVVSTLFFIVFVKILRTKNKKIGKNGTCLKFPPGGRGWPLIGDSLNWYNAVAGSHPPAFVEEQVKRYGRIFSCSLFGKRAVVSADPSFNRFIMLNEGKLFQSSYPKSFRDLVGKNGLITVHGEQQRKLHAIASSMMRLDKLRVHFLKDIQMVMLRTLNNLHEDQTYLLQDVCRKVAIELMVNQLMGVSSESEVNQMAGFFSDFVDGCLSVPINLPGFTYHTAMKARDNIISKIDKTVEKIKNEQLSATSEARNGVLGRLIEEQSLPDAVVADFIINLLFAGNETTAKTMLFAVYFLSQSPKALQEILAEQDGIRGTSGDEHMLTWEDYKAMPFTQCVIDETLRIGGIAIWLMREAKEDVEYQEYVIPKGCFVVPFLSAVHLDENIYKGAVNFNPWRWMDPDNKEKRNWRTSSFYSPFGGGARFCPGAELARLQIAIFLHFFLTKYRWSKVKEDRMSFFPSARLVNGLQIRMSKRTD